Proteins encoded in a region of the Phacochoerus africanus isolate WHEZ1 chromosome 8, ROS_Pafr_v1, whole genome shotgun sequence genome:
- the MED29 gene encoding mediator of RNA polymerase II transcription subunit 29 produces the protein MAASQPQASAASSAAAGVSGPGSAGGSGPQQQPQPQAQLVGPAQGGLLQQQQQDFDPVQRYKMLIPQLKESLQTLMKVAAQNLIQNTNIDNGQKSSDGPIQRFDKCLEEFYALCDQLELCLRLAHECLSQSCDSAKHSPTLVPTATKPDAVQPDSLPYPQYLAVIKAQIACAKDIHTALLDCANKVTGKTPAPPAGPGGTL, from the exons ATGGCTGCATCCCAACCGCAGGCTTCTGCAgcttcttctgctgctgctggtgtGTCGGGTCCGGGTTCGGCTGGCGGCTCGGGTCCTCAGCAGCAGCCGCAACCACAGGCACAGTTGGTGGGGCCTGCCCAGGGCGGGCTTTTGCAGCAACAGCAACAGGACTTCGATCCTGTACAGCGATATAAGATGCTCATCCCGCAGCTAAAAGAGAGTCTGCAG aCCCTGATGAAGGTTGCAGCCCAGAACTTGATTCAGAACACTAACATTGACAATGGACA AAAGAGCAGCGATGGACCCATACAGCGCTTTGACAAGTGTCTGGAGGAGTTCTACGCACTCTGTGACCAGCTGGAGCTCTGCCTG CGCCTGGCACATGAGTGCCTGTCACAGAGTTGCGACAGTGCCAAGCACTCTCCGACGCTGGTGCCTACAGCCACCAAGCCCGATGCCGTGCAGCCTGACAGCCTGCCCTACCCACAGTACCTGGCGGTCATCAAAGCCCAGATTGCCTGTGCCAAGGACATTCACACTGCTCTCCTGGACTGCGCCAACAAGGTCACAGGCAAGACGCCTGCGCCACCAGCAGGCCCTGGGGGCACCCTGTGA